A portion of the Cololabis saira isolate AMF1-May2022 chromosome 17, fColSai1.1, whole genome shotgun sequence genome contains these proteins:
- the slc25a16 gene encoding graves disease carrier protein isoform X1, with the protein MSSSSASAKGDYYWLRSFVAGGVAGCCAKSTIAPLDRVKILLQGQSPHYRHLGVFSTLTAVPKKEGILGLYKGNGAMMVRIFPYGAIQFMAFDKYKKMLSTRIGISTHIHRLLAGSMAGMTAVICTYPLDVIRARLAFQVTGDHRYTGIANVFQSIYRSEGVLGFYRGLTPTLIGMAPYAGLSFFTFGTLKSLGLKHFPDQLGRPSSDNPDVLVLKSHVNLLCGGVAGAFAQTVSYPLDVARRRMQLGAVLPDSDKCVSPMKTLKYVYEKFGIKKGLYRGLSLNYIRCVPSQAMAFTTYEFMKQVLHLN; encoded by the exons ATGAGTAGCAGCAGCGCCTCTGCCAAGGGCGATTACTACTGGCTTCGCTCCTTTGTAGCAGGAG GTGTAGCAGGATGCTGTGCTAAGAGTACCATTGCTCCGCTGGACAGAGTCAAGATTCTCCTTCAGGGTCAGAGCCCTCATTACAGACATCTGG gaGTATTTTCCACTCTCACGGCTGTGCCAAAGAAAGAAGGCATCCTTGGCTTGTACAAGGGTAATGGAGCAATGATGGTCAGGATATTTCCTTATGGAGCCATTCAGTTCATGGCCTTTGACaaatataaaaag ATGCTGAGTACACGGATCGGCATATCTACACACATCCATCGCTTGTTAGCAGgatctatggcag GGATGACGGCGGTGATCTGCACGTACCCTCTGGATGTGATTCGAGCCAGGCTGGCCTTCCAGGTGACGGGAGATCATCGCTACACTGGAATTGCCAACGTTTTCCAATCCATTTACCGCTCG gAAGGGGTGTTGGGCTTTTATAGGGGACTTACTCCAACACTGATTGGAATGGCTCCTTATGCAG GTCTTTCATTCTTCACCTTTGGCACCCTGAAGAGTCTCGGTTTGAAACATTTCCCAGATCAGCTGGGTCGCCCCTCGTCAGACAACCCCGACGTCCTGGTTCTGAAATCCCACGTCAACCTGCTCTGTGGGGGTGTTGCTGGTGCCTTTGCTCAGACTGTCTC GTACCCTTTAGATGTGGCAAGAAGAAGAATGCAGCTGGGCGCTGTGCTTCCTGACTCAGACAAATGTGT atcACCAATGAAGACCCTGAAGTACGTGTATGAGAAGTTCGGGATCAAGAAGGGATTGTACAGAGGCCTTTCTCTCAACTACATCCGCTGTGTCCCGTCCCAGGCCATGGCCTTCACCACCTATGAGTTCATGAAGCAGGTCCTCCACCTGAACTAG
- the slc25a16 gene encoding graves disease carrier protein isoform X2, giving the protein MSSSSASAKGDYYWLRSFVAGGVAGCCAKSTIAPLDRVKILLQGQSPHYRHLGVFSTLTAVPKKEGILGLYKGNGAMMVRIFPYGAIQFMAFDKYKKMLSTRIGISTHIHRLLAGSMAGMTAVICTYPLDVIRARLAFQVTGDHRYTGIANVFQSIYRSEGVLGFYRGLTPTLIGMAPYAGLSFFTFGTLKSLGLKHFPDQLGRPSSDNPDVLVLKSHVNLLCGGVAGAFAQTVSYPLDVARRRMQLGAVLPDSDKYHQ; this is encoded by the exons ATGAGTAGCAGCAGCGCCTCTGCCAAGGGCGATTACTACTGGCTTCGCTCCTTTGTAGCAGGAG GTGTAGCAGGATGCTGTGCTAAGAGTACCATTGCTCCGCTGGACAGAGTCAAGATTCTCCTTCAGGGTCAGAGCCCTCATTACAGACATCTGG gaGTATTTTCCACTCTCACGGCTGTGCCAAAGAAAGAAGGCATCCTTGGCTTGTACAAGGGTAATGGAGCAATGATGGTCAGGATATTTCCTTATGGAGCCATTCAGTTCATGGCCTTTGACaaatataaaaag ATGCTGAGTACACGGATCGGCATATCTACACACATCCATCGCTTGTTAGCAGgatctatggcag GGATGACGGCGGTGATCTGCACGTACCCTCTGGATGTGATTCGAGCCAGGCTGGCCTTCCAGGTGACGGGAGATCATCGCTACACTGGAATTGCCAACGTTTTCCAATCCATTTACCGCTCG gAAGGGGTGTTGGGCTTTTATAGGGGACTTACTCCAACACTGATTGGAATGGCTCCTTATGCAG GTCTTTCATTCTTCACCTTTGGCACCCTGAAGAGTCTCGGTTTGAAACATTTCCCAGATCAGCTGGGTCGCCCCTCGTCAGACAACCCCGACGTCCTGGTTCTGAAATCCCACGTCAACCTGCTCTGTGGGGGTGTTGCTGGTGCCTTTGCTCAGACTGTCTC GTACCCTTTAGATGTGGCAAGAAGAAGAATGCAGCTGGGCGCTGTGCTTCCTGACTCAGACAAAT atcACCAATGA